In Lewinellaceae bacterium, a single window of DNA contains:
- a CDS encoding gliding motility-associated C-terminal domain-containing protein, whose product MKQFALTLVFGFSIGWALCGQVAAPTFLCVNNDTLFWETPANNCGPFNAYLIYASQSEGGPYSLLATITDPNQGQFVHQNAGIGVWHYYLESDYSCPGQPALQSDTLDNLIPEMARLEAVSVSGTDVEVSWIPSPSPEAAAYIISRLVPGQGNVVLDTVFDGTFYLDTEAAPGERSETYFIEAIDACGNKSLIATPHSTILLATEGSNPCERSISLSWNLYQNWPQGIGSHEVWVSENGTAPEKAATLGGNASSYLFQNADDLVEYCFTVRALEASTGVVAASSEACISLDVVQAVKGLAATNATVTGDDEVQLEWVWNANAEISDFAVLRSSDNNNFSIVESGPPQQPLMMNNAYLDGSADPSVGVVYYQVQATDDCSEKSSSNIAGTIFLRASPQSGANTLRWTPYLNALGTVQGYRLYRLESGGAVLLGDFGPNTLQASDNNLNLSDSSQARACYYVEALAEATLVDSTAVAVNSRSNIACAEQEARIYIPNAFSPNDDGRNDVFLPYLQFGTPAGYTLAIYDRYGGKLFESNDISVGWDGKSKGKRVPVGLYVYQLRIEQANGKVVEQSGEVSLLR is encoded by the coding sequence ATGAAGCAATTTGCACTGACTCTCGTTTTTGGTTTTTCAATCGGATGGGCCCTATGCGGCCAGGTAGCCGCCCCCACATTCCTTTGTGTCAATAATGACACGCTGTTCTGGGAAACGCCGGCTAACAACTGCGGCCCGTTCAACGCTTACCTCATTTACGCCAGCCAGAGCGAAGGCGGCCCTTACAGCCTGCTGGCCACGATCACGGACCCCAACCAGGGCCAGTTCGTGCACCAGAATGCCGGCATCGGAGTATGGCACTATTACCTGGAAAGCGATTACAGTTGCCCCGGCCAGCCAGCGCTGCAATCGGATACGCTCGACAACCTCATTCCGGAAATGGCCCGGCTGGAGGCCGTTTCCGTCAGTGGAACGGATGTGGAGGTGAGCTGGATTCCCAGCCCTTCTCCGGAAGCAGCGGCCTACATCATCTCCCGCCTGGTGCCCGGGCAGGGCAACGTCGTCCTGGACACCGTTTTCGACGGCACCTTTTACCTGGATACGGAAGCTGCCCCTGGCGAGCGATCCGAAACCTACTTCATCGAAGCCATCGACGCGTGCGGCAACAAAAGCCTGATCGCTACGCCTCATTCGACCATCCTGCTGGCCACCGAAGGCTCTAACCCCTGCGAGCGCAGCATCAGCCTGAGCTGGAACCTCTATCAGAACTGGCCGCAGGGCATCGGCAGCCACGAGGTGTGGGTGTCTGAAAACGGCACCGCGCCGGAAAAGGCAGCCACGCTGGGCGGCAACGCCTCTTCTTACCTTTTTCAGAATGCCGACGATTTGGTGGAATACTGCTTCACGGTGCGGGCGCTGGAGGCCTCCACCGGGGTAGTCGCCGCCTCCAGCGAGGCCTGCATCAGCCTCGACGTCGTTCAGGCGGTCAAAGGGCTGGCGGCTACCAACGCCACCGTCACCGGAGACGACGAGGTGCAGTTGGAATGGGTGTGGAACGCCAATGCTGAGATCAGCGACTTCGCTGTCCTTCGGTCGTCTGACAACAACAACTTCAGCATCGTGGAAAGCGGACCCCCTCAGCAACCGCTCATGATGAATAACGCTTACCTGGACGGCAGCGCCGACCCTTCTGTAGGAGTAGTGTACTATCAGGTGCAGGCGACCGACGACTGCAGCGAAAAATCCTCCTCCAATATCGCAGGAACCATCTTCCTGCGGGCCAGCCCCCAATCCGGCGCCAACACCCTCCGCTGGACGCCCTACCTCAACGCCCTGGGCACCGTTCAGGGTTACCGCCTCTACCGCCTCGAAAGCGGCGGCGCCGTGCTGCTGGGCGATTTCGGCCCGAACACCCTGCAAGCTTCCGACAATAACCTCAACCTTTCAGACTCCAGCCAGGCCCGCGCCTGCTACTACGTAGAGGCGCTGGCTGAAGCAACCCTGGTTGATTCTACTGCCGTTGCCGTCAATTCCCGTTCCAATATCGCCTGCGCCGAGCAGGAGGCGCGCATATACATTCCCAACGCCTTTTCTCCCAACGACGACGGCCGCAACGATGTCTTCCTGCCCTATCTGCAATTTGGCACCCCGGCCGGCTACACCCTGGCCATCTACGACCGCTACGGCGGCAAGCTCTTCGAGAGCAACGACATCAGCGTGGGATGGGACGGCAAAAGCAAGGGCAAGCGCGTACCTGTAGGGCTGTACGTCTACCAACTGCGTATCGAGCAGGCGAACGGGAAAGTGGTGGAGCAAAGCGGGGAGGTGTCTTTGTTGCGGTGA
- a CDS encoding SPOR domain-containing protein, whose protein sequence is MARFLFLGLILFFSSFAANAQKNVFYEEDPPIGDMMDRYAEANKSREYMDGWRVQVLATPDRQRLESVKQSFQYRYPSIPVDWVHSAPYYKLRAGAFASKLEALRLKYILERDYPGIYLVRDDAIRPRELIGNY, encoded by the coding sequence ATGGCTCGCTTCTTATTTTTAGGGTTGATCCTGTTTTTCAGCAGCTTTGCCGCAAATGCACAGAAGAATGTCTTCTATGAGGAAGACCCTCCCATCGGGGATATGATGGACCGCTATGCCGAAGCCAATAAATCGAGGGAATACATGGACGGCTGGCGGGTACAGGTGCTGGCAACGCCCGACCGGCAACGGCTGGAGAGCGTCAAACAATCGTTTCAATACCGGTATCCCTCCATCCCGGTAGATTGGGTGCACTCGGCGCCCTATTACAAACTGCGTGCCGGCGCTTTTGCGAGCAAGCTGGAAGCCCTGCGCCTGAAATACATCCTGGAGCGGGACTACCCCGGCATCTACCTGGTCCGGGACGACGCCATACGCCCACGGGAACTGATTGGCAACTATTAG
- a CDS encoding OmpA family protein, whose translation MRFLSLFVFLLFCIYALVARWYFVCEVRGLCGEEQQVEDIRLKTLKLTEEDSVILQGYDQFAFDSASFQPRLNADNEAFLDTLAAILKANPGRNMTITAFYRDSEKDIKPGFFENIGLARADQVRKLLMKRGIEQNRISLDHGLSEDAGLREPLLFSLYDPNNIPRDFEKVVFTFKNMTFSDANFEYNSDVFKPGDPFKLYADSVKTYFDLNPEAILRIVGHTDSIGSQDYNLDLGMRRAQSARDYFRELGVETKISVESEGEERPVAPNSTPSGADNPEGRQKNRRVNFILSTSEEYKKALEENKKILEDASDLN comes from the coding sequence ATGAGGTTTTTGTCCCTCTTCGTTTTTCTGTTATTCTGCATTTACGCGCTGGTCGCCCGCTGGTATTTCGTCTGTGAAGTGCGGGGGCTTTGCGGCGAAGAGCAGCAGGTGGAAGATATCCGGCTGAAGACCCTGAAACTGACAGAGGAAGACTCCGTCATTCTGCAGGGGTACGACCAGTTCGCCTTCGACTCGGCCAGCTTTCAGCCCCGGCTCAACGCCGACAACGAAGCCTTTCTGGATACCCTGGCTGCTATCCTCAAGGCCAATCCAGGACGCAACATGACGATCACGGCCTTTTACCGCGACAGCGAAAAGGACATCAAGCCCGGCTTTTTCGAAAACATCGGCCTGGCGCGCGCCGACCAGGTGCGAAAACTGTTGATGAAACGGGGAATTGAACAAAACCGCATTTCCCTGGACCACGGCCTGAGCGAAGATGCCGGGCTCAGGGAACCGCTGCTTTTCAGCCTATACGACCCGAATAACATTCCCAGAGATTTTGAAAAGGTGGTTTTCACCTTTAAGAACATGACCTTTTCCGACGCCAATTTCGAGTACAATTCCGATGTGTTCAAGCCGGGAGACCCTTTTAAGCTATACGCCGATTCTGTGAAAACATACTTCGACCTCAACCCCGAAGCTATTCTGCGCATTGTTGGCCATACGGACAGCATCGGCTCACAGGATTACAACCTCGACCTGGGCATGCGCCGGGCCCAGAGCGCCCGCGATTATTTTCGGGAGCTGGGCGTAGAAACCAAGATCAGCGTGGAATCCGAAGGGGAAGAACGGCCGGTAGCGCCCAATTCCACCCCAAGCGGGGCCGACAATCCCGAGGGGCGTCAGAAAAACCGCCGCGTCAACTTCATCTTGTCTACCTCCGAAGAGTACAAAAAAGCACTGGAGGAGAACAAGAAAATACTGGAGGACGCCAGCGACCTGAATTGA
- a CDS encoding DUF1049 domain-containing protein encodes MDLSKLFSQFNTQDSYAILFIMLIAFLFGLFLGYILRSRRVMQLRRELKEKNKELADIQARADALEEQLGLKEADLKKAGFAIQEAEARAERIEEEKGALHKEIFNLNRQLDELQSADKSYEATIEELNATIIGLQSKNQQLSETLETEEEGAEGLAQMQSIYNATRQRLEAVEEKLDKLAGENERLHYEVEELKSSGLLVAAAPPATEPPRDALAAAQPPYVVPRSIHPEPGLPDAGVVEEEPEIITKPEKPFLQNKIGDAADADVPEKDDLTLIEGVGPFLQKKLNEIGVFTYEEIAGWDSARTREVTAAIQYFEGRIDRDNWVEQAARLALKKLENPEAFQRKPGAMSNDPEDLKVIEGIGPKIEELLKTAGINNWEALAEAEAGLLQDILEAAGPTYRIHDPSTWPAQARLATNGEWGVLREYQAELHGGREKERE; translated from the coding sequence ATGGACTTAAGCAAACTCTTCAGCCAGTTCAATACTCAGGACAGTTATGCTATTCTGTTCATCATGCTGATCGCTTTCCTTTTCGGCCTGTTTCTGGGCTACATCCTGCGCAGCCGCCGGGTGATGCAGTTGAGGCGCGAGCTAAAGGAGAAAAACAAAGAACTGGCCGACATCCAGGCCCGTGCCGATGCGCTGGAAGAACAGCTGGGGCTGAAAGAGGCAGACCTCAAAAAGGCTGGCTTTGCCATACAGGAAGCCGAGGCCCGGGCTGAGCGCATCGAGGAGGAGAAAGGCGCCTTGCATAAAGAGATTTTCAACCTCAACCGGCAGCTCGACGAGCTGCAATCGGCGGACAAGTCTTATGAGGCCACTATCGAAGAGCTGAACGCTACCATTATCGGGCTGCAATCTAAAAACCAGCAATTGTCGGAAACCCTGGAAACGGAGGAAGAAGGGGCAGAAGGCCTTGCCCAGATGCAGAGCATCTACAACGCCACCCGCCAGCGCCTGGAGGCTGTGGAGGAAAAGCTGGACAAGCTGGCCGGCGAGAATGAGCGCCTGCATTATGAGGTGGAAGAGTTGAAGAGCAGCGGGTTGTTGGTAGCCGCCGCGCCTCCGGCTACAGAGCCTCCCCGGGATGCTTTAGCGGCCGCTCAACCACCCTACGTTGTGCCCCGGAGCATTCATCCCGAACCGGGCCTGCCCGATGCAGGAGTGGTGGAGGAAGAACCTGAAATAATAACCAAGCCGGAAAAACCTTTCCTTCAGAATAAGATCGGCGACGCCGCAGATGCGGATGTTCCTGAAAAGGACGACCTGACCCTCATCGAAGGCGTTGGCCCTTTCCTGCAAAAGAAACTCAATGAGATCGGGGTATTCACCTACGAAGAGATCGCCGGCTGGGATTCCGCCCGCACCCGGGAAGTGACGGCGGCCATCCAATACTTCGAGGGCCGCATCGACCGCGACAACTGGGTGGAACAGGCGGCCCGCCTGGCGCTCAAAAAGTTGGAAAACCCCGAAGCATTCCAGCGCAAGCCCGGCGCCATGTCCAATGACCCGGAAGACCTCAAGGTCATTGAAGGCATAGGCCCCAAGATCGAAGAGTTGCTCAAAACTGCCGGCATCAACAATTGGGAAGCCCTGGCTGAAGCCGAAGCCGGCTTGCTGCAGGATATTCTCGAAGCCGCCGGCCCTACCTACCGCATTCACGACCCTTCCACCTGGCCCGCCCAGGCCCGCCTGGCTACCAACGGCGAGTGGGGCGTGCTGCGGGAATATCAGGCCGAGCTGCACGGGGGCAGGGAGAAGGAGAGGGAGTAG
- the secA gene encoding preprotein translocase subunit SecA, with protein MFKSITNSLKKVFGTKQAKDINLYMPLVEEVNEVFGQLQNLSNDELRNKTREFKSRIAEHLAAIDKDIDDIHREANEQENLLEKEELFREMDKLKEERDKHLEDILKELLPEAFAVVKETARRFMENPVLEASATDHDRDLSATPGKSYVTIEGSKAKWKNQWMAAGGEITWDMLHYDVQLIGGMVLHDGKIAEMATGEGKTLVATLPAYLNGLSGQGVHIVTVNDYLARRDQEWVGPIFEFLFLTVDCIDKYRPHSKERLRAYNCDITYGTNNEFGFDYLRDNMVRSLDERVQRKHHYAMIDEVDSVLIDDARTPLIISGPVSQGSEDQEYIELRPDVERLIGVQRKLATQYLADAKRLFKEGQTGYQEGQMGMALLRAYRALPKYRPLIKFLSEEGVKVELQKAENFYMQEQNKNMHIADEPLYFIIDEKNRSVELTERGAEFLSEGVDDENFFVMPDIATEMVEIDSDASLSQKEKEEAKVKLSQDFSIKSKRLHSISQLLKAYTLFEKDQEYVVIEGQVKIVDEQTGRMMEGRRYSDGLHQALEAKENVKVGDITQTYATVTLQNYFRMYHKLAGMTGTAETEASEFWEIYKLDVVVIPTNRPIVRDDREDLVYKTAREKFNAVIDEIVELTEQGRPVLVGTTSVDISEKLSRMLQLRSLDHNVLNAKQHQREAEIVAEAGKPGKVTIATNMAGRGTDIKIGKEVKAAGGLAIIGTERHDSRRVDRQLRGRAGRQGDPGSSQFYVSLEDNLMRLFQSERIAKLMDRMGHEEGEVIQHSMVTRSIERAQQKVEENNFGIRKRLLEYDDVMNIQREAIYKKRDNALSGERLSVDLNNMFHSLTASLAESHREGGNFETFRRDSLSLLGLDPRIDAIDFQEGPMEEIIERFQQQFEEYYGRKMTQVTEALLPHIRDVHENQGQQYKRIIIPFSDGRANPMGIAANIAEAVQTNGKSIRRDIEKAVTLAIIDDKWKEHLRSMDELKDSVQAASFEQKDPLVVYKMEAYNLFEQLIFEINEDVTSYLSKGTLIFADGRTLEEAREQRTDLSKVRTNRSEEEARAAAEGVSRRAKPQTFKRVEKKVGRNDPCPCGSGKKYKHCHGRGA; from the coding sequence ATGTTCAAGAGTATAACTAATTCACTCAAAAAAGTCTTCGGCACCAAACAGGCCAAAGACATCAATCTGTACATGCCCCTGGTCGAGGAGGTGAACGAGGTTTTCGGCCAACTGCAAAACCTGAGCAACGACGAGCTGCGCAACAAGACCCGGGAATTCAAATCCCGCATCGCCGAGCACCTGGCGGCTATCGATAAAGACATTGATGACATCCACCGGGAAGCCAACGAGCAGGAGAACCTGCTGGAAAAGGAAGAACTCTTCCGGGAAATGGACAAACTGAAGGAAGAAAGGGACAAACACCTGGAAGACATCCTGAAGGAACTGCTGCCCGAGGCCTTTGCCGTGGTGAAAGAAACGGCGCGCCGCTTTATGGAGAACCCGGTGCTGGAAGCCAGCGCCACCGACCACGACCGCGACCTGTCGGCAACGCCCGGCAAGTCGTATGTCACCATCGAAGGCAGCAAGGCCAAGTGGAAAAACCAGTGGATGGCTGCCGGCGGAGAGATCACCTGGGATATGCTGCACTACGATGTGCAGCTCATCGGCGGCATGGTGCTTCACGATGGCAAAATCGCCGAAATGGCTACGGGTGAAGGCAAAACCCTGGTGGCCACCCTGCCCGCCTACCTCAACGGGTTGTCCGGCCAGGGAGTGCACATCGTCACCGTTAACGACTACCTGGCCCGCCGCGACCAGGAATGGGTTGGCCCCATCTTCGAGTTTCTTTTCCTTACCGTCGACTGCATCGACAAGTACCGCCCCCATTCCAAAGAGCGCCTGCGCGCTTACAACTGCGACATCACCTACGGCACCAACAACGAATTCGGTTTCGATTACCTGCGCGACAATATGGTGCGCTCCCTCGACGAACGGGTGCAGCGCAAGCACCACTACGCCATGATCGACGAGGTCGACTCCGTGCTGATCGACGATGCGCGGACGCCGCTGATCATCTCCGGCCCCGTTTCTCAGGGCAGCGAAGACCAGGAATACATAGAGCTGCGGCCCGATGTGGAGAGGCTGATCGGCGTTCAGCGCAAGCTGGCCACCCAATACCTTGCCGACGCCAAACGCCTGTTCAAAGAAGGCCAGACCGGCTACCAGGAAGGCCAAATGGGCATGGCCCTGCTGCGCGCCTACCGCGCCCTGCCCAAGTACCGGCCGCTAATCAAGTTCCTCAGTGAAGAAGGCGTGAAAGTGGAACTGCAAAAGGCCGAGAACTTCTACATGCAGGAGCAGAACAAGAACATGCACATCGCTGATGAGCCGCTCTATTTTATCATCGACGAAAAGAACCGCTCGGTGGAGCTGACCGAAAGGGGAGCGGAATTCCTGAGCGAGGGCGTGGACGACGAAAATTTCTTCGTCATGCCCGACATCGCCACCGAAATGGTGGAGATCGATAGCGATGCATCGCTCAGCCAGAAGGAAAAGGAGGAAGCCAAGGTCAAACTATCTCAGGACTTCTCCATCAAATCCAAGCGCCTGCACTCCATCAGCCAGTTGCTCAAGGCTTATACCCTGTTCGAAAAAGATCAGGAGTACGTAGTGATCGAAGGCCAGGTAAAGATCGTAGATGAGCAGACCGGGCGTATGATGGAAGGGCGCCGCTATTCCGATGGCCTGCATCAGGCCCTCGAAGCCAAAGAGAACGTCAAGGTGGGAGACATCACCCAAACCTACGCCACAGTCACGCTCCAGAACTACTTCCGGATGTACCACAAACTGGCCGGCATGACGGGTACCGCCGAAACGGAAGCCAGCGAATTCTGGGAGATTTATAAACTGGACGTGGTGGTGATCCCTACCAACCGGCCGATTGTGCGCGACGACCGCGAAGACCTCGTCTACAAGACCGCCCGCGAAAAGTTCAACGCCGTCATCGATGAGATTGTCGAGCTGACGGAGCAGGGGCGCCCGGTTCTGGTGGGCACCACCTCCGTGGATATTTCCGAAAAGCTGAGCCGTATGCTCCAACTGCGCAGCCTCGACCACAACGTGCTCAACGCCAAGCAGCATCAGCGCGAGGCCGAGATCGTTGCCGAGGCCGGCAAGCCGGGCAAAGTGACGATCGCTACCAACATGGCGGGGCGGGGTACTGACATCAAGATCGGCAAAGAGGTAAAAGCGGCGGGCGGCCTGGCCATCATCGGCACCGAACGGCACGACTCCCGCCGGGTGGACCGCCAGTTGCGGGGCCGCGCCGGCCGCCAGGGAGATCCGGGCAGCTCGCAGTTCTACGTCTCTCTGGAAGACAACCTCATGCGCCTCTTCCAATCCGAGCGCATTGCCAAATTAATGGACCGCATGGGCCACGAAGAGGGCGAGGTGATCCAGCATTCCATGGTCACCAGGTCGATCGAACGGGCCCAGCAAAAGGTGGAGGAGAACAACTTCGGCATCCGCAAGCGATTGCTGGAGTACGATGACGTGATGAACATTCAGCGGGAAGCCATCTACAAAAAACGGGACAACGCCCTGTCCGGCGAGCGGCTCTCCGTCGACCTCAATAATATGTTCCATTCGCTGACGGCCAGCCTGGCGGAAAGCCACCGCGAAGGCGGCAATTTTGAGACCTTCCGGCGGGACTCCCTCAGCTTGTTGGGGCTAGACCCCCGGATCGACGCCATCGACTTTCAGGAGGGGCCGATGGAGGAGATCATCGAACGCTTTCAGCAGCAGTTCGAAGAGTACTATGGCCGCAAGATGACCCAGGTCACAGAGGCTTTGTTGCCCCACATCAGAGATGTGCACGAAAACCAGGGCCAGCAGTACAAGCGCATCATCATCCCCTTTTCCGACGGCCGGGCCAACCCCATGGGCATCGCCGCCAATATTGCCGAAGCGGTGCAGACCAATGGAAAGTCCATCCGCCGGGATATCGAAAAGGCCGTCACCCTGGCCATCATCGACGACAAGTGGAAGGAACACCTGCGCTCCATGGACGAGCTCAAGGATTCGGTGCAGGCTGCCTCCTTCGAGCAGAAAGACCCGCTGGTGGTTTACAAAATGGAAGCCTACAACCTGTTTGAACAACTCATCTTCGAGATCAACGAGGACGTGACGTCCTACCTCTCCAAGGGCACGCTCATCTTTGCCGATGGCCGCACCCTGGAAGAGGCGCGCGAACAACGCACCGACCTGAGCAAGGTGAGGACCAACCGCAGCGAGGAGGAAGCTCGCGCCGCCGCCGAAGGGGTCAGCCGCCGCGCTAAGCCGCAGACGTTTAAACGAGTGGAAAAGAAAGTGGGCCGCAACGACCCCTGCCCCTGCGGAAGCGGAAAGAAGTACAAGCACTGCCATGGCAGAGGGGCTTAA
- the deoC gene encoding deoxyribose-phosphate aldolase has translation MNLANYIDRTILKPDCRLQDIEQVCKEAMSHGFAAVCVPPFFVKQAADLLEGKKVKVSTVIGFPLGYAPTPAKVEEIKRALDDGANEVEAVVNLCAVKNNNWNYVTNDIDSMATAAHLKGKVIKIILEPALLTEEEAGRLCKIAGETQVDFIKACTGFNGQEATVETVRLLRSLAGDKAKITTFGGIQTRQDAERFIEAGARRIGISAEVAAIF, from the coding sequence ATGAATCTGGCTAATTATATCGACCGCACCATTCTAAAACCCGATTGCCGGCTGCAGGATATCGAGCAGGTGTGCAAAGAGGCTATGTCGCATGGTTTCGCTGCCGTCTGCGTTCCTCCTTTTTTTGTAAAACAGGCAGCCGATCTCCTCGAAGGCAAAAAGGTAAAGGTGTCTACTGTCATCGGATTCCCCCTGGGTTACGCTCCTACTCCGGCAAAGGTCGAAGAAATAAAACGGGCCCTTGACGATGGGGCAAACGAAGTGGAGGCGGTTGTTAACCTGTGTGCGGTCAAAAACAACAACTGGAACTACGTGACCAACGATATCGACAGCATGGCCACTGCCGCCCACCTCAAAGGCAAAGTCATCAAGATCATCCTGGAGCCCGCCCTGCTCACTGAAGAAGAGGCGGGCAGGTTGTGCAAGATCGCCGGCGAAACGCAGGTAGACTTTATCAAGGCCTGCACCGGCTTCAACGGGCAGGAAGCTACCGTTGAAACGGTTAGGCTTCTGAGAAGCCTTGCCGGCGACAAAGCCAAAATCACCACTTTTGGCGGCATCCAAACCAGGCAGGATGCGGAGCGCTTCATCGAAGCCGGCGCCCGGAGGATCGGCATTTCAGCAGAGGTGGCGGCCATTTTTTAG
- a CDS encoding rod shape-determining protein RodA, translating into MGKKRALRREGESPILGHIDKVTFSLFLALVIVGWLMVFSVGYEEFRNMSPGSFLSTSAGKQAIWIGICGLIFAFIMLFDWKFWQTFAYPIYAFSIGLLVLVLFFGSNIKGATSWFTFGGFSFQPSEIAKFGTSLALAGFLSSYSTDLKSSRSQLISILIILAPIGLIMMQPDAGSALIFLSFFLVLFREGLNPAYYVVAGVMGALLIAGLVVSPMKIALFLALMALMVMAYNLKSKKRLYWILGAAAFAGASYYLARLEYLPQVLTGSIVVLMALGYVLYQQRNGRLAANLLFLLLAGSGLAFAANYGFNNVLKPHQQDRINVWLQPEQCDERGSLYNLVQSKTAIGSGGLKGKGFLHGTMTKGNFVPEQSTDFIFCTIGEEQGFIGTFGIIALFLLLLFRITVIAERQRSSFSRHYAYCIAGIIFLHFFINIGMTMGLTPIIGIPLPFISKGGSSLMGFTIMIAVMLKLDKHRYRI; encoded by the coding sequence ATGGGAAAAAAACGGGCATTGCGGCGAGAGGGAGAGAGCCCGATTCTAGGCCACATCGACAAAGTGACTTTCAGCCTTTTTCTGGCGCTGGTCATCGTTGGCTGGCTGATGGTCTTTTCCGTTGGTTATGAGGAGTTTCGCAACATGAGCCCGGGGAGCTTCCTGAGTACTTCGGCGGGCAAGCAAGCGATATGGATCGGCATTTGCGGCCTCATCTTTGCCTTCATCATGTTGTTCGACTGGAAATTCTGGCAGACCTTTGCCTATCCTATCTATGCATTTTCCATTGGCCTGCTGGTATTGGTGCTCTTCTTCGGCTCCAATATAAAAGGCGCCACATCCTGGTTTACTTTCGGGGGGTTTTCTTTTCAACCCTCCGAGATTGCCAAATTCGGCACCTCGCTCGCCCTGGCAGGTTTTCTCAGTTCTTACAGCACGGACCTGAAAAGTTCGCGCTCGCAACTCATCTCCATTCTGATCATCCTGGCGCCGATCGGATTGATTATGATGCAACCTGATGCCGGCTCAGCGCTGATCTTCTTGTCCTTTTTCCTGGTGCTCTTCCGGGAAGGGCTCAACCCGGCCTATTATGTGGTGGCCGGGGTGATGGGGGCCCTGCTCATTGCCGGCCTGGTGGTTAGCCCCATGAAGATAGCCCTCTTTCTGGCCCTGATGGCCCTGATGGTCATGGCCTACAACCTGAAAAGCAAAAAGCGCCTCTACTGGATTCTGGGCGCCGCCGCATTTGCCGGCGCTTCCTACTACCTCGCCCGGCTGGAATACCTCCCCCAAGTACTGACCGGCTCTATTGTGGTATTGATGGCGCTGGGCTACGTCCTCTATCAACAACGCAACGGCCGGCTGGCCGCCAACCTTCTCTTCTTGCTCCTGGCCGGCTCCGGGCTGGCCTTTGCCGCCAACTATGGCTTCAACAACGTTCTGAAACCCCATCAGCAGGACCGCATCAACGTCTGGCTTCAGCCCGAACAATGTGATGAACGGGGCTCGCTCTACAACCTGGTGCAGTCCAAAACGGCGATCGGGTCGGGGGGGCTGAAAGGCAAGGGCTTCCTCCACGGCACCATGACCAAGGGCAACTTCGTTCCGGAGCAATCTACCGACTTTATCTTTTGCACCATAGGAGAAGAACAGGGTTTTATCGGCACTTTTGGCATCATCGCGCTGTTCTTGTTGCTGCTTTTCCGCATCACCGTGATCGCCGAACGGCAGCGCTCCAGTTTTTCACGCCACTATGCTTACTGCATAGCCGGCATTATTTTCCTTCACTTCTTTATCAATATCGGCATGACCATGGGCCTGACGCCCATCATCGGCATCCCTTTGCCCTTTATCAGCAAAGGCGGGTCTTCCCTCATGGGCTTCACTATTATGATCGCCGTCATGCTGAAACTGGATAAACATCGTTACCGGATTTAA